The Henckelia pumila isolate YLH828 unplaced genomic scaffold, ASM3356847v2 CTG_461:::fragment_3, whole genome shotgun sequence genome window below encodes:
- the LOC140871878 gene encoding acyl-CoA-binding protein has protein sequence MSLKEEFEEHAKLAKTLPNTTTNENLLILYGLYKQATVGNVNTSRPGIFNQRDRAKWDAWKANEGKSCDEAMSDYITKVKQLKEEAAAA, from the exons ATGAGTTTGAAG GAGGAATTTGAGGAGCATGCTAAGTTGGCAAAGACTTTACCCAATACTACCACCAACGAAAACTTGCTTATCCTGTATGGGCTTTACAAGCAAGCTACAGTTGGAAACGTCAACACAA GCCGTCCCGGTATTTTTAACCAGAGAGATAGGGCGAAGTGGGATGCATGGAAAGCCAACGAAG GAAAATCGTGCGATGAAGCCATGAGTGATTACATCACTAAGGTGAAGCAACTGAAGGAAGAAGCAGCTGCTGCATGA
- the LOC140872099 gene encoding small ribosomal subunit protein uS11m → MIFRCSLLGSISRANQAARTTGFGSLRALTALSRCSQKDHDFPGTIKSSKTERPLQSSTFGNLGLNFRVLEIPRSVSFPYTSGCRSCFHSGPRVEVETRRTQRPTNYIDGLPLESGSNGFGRFPSYPNRIIEANADIVHIKLMRNNAFVTLTDSKGNKKLGISAGKLSGKGGKLARYSGEAAAEDIGQKVRQMKIKSVVVKVNGSTFFRKKKLAILSFKDGYSHSRADSHPVVYVEDTTRKPHNGCRRRKQRRI, encoded by the exons ATGATTTTCCGATGTTCACTTCTGGGATCCATTTCTCGAGCCAACCAAGCTGCTCGCACTACTGGATTCGGATCGCTTCGAGCCTTGACTGCTCTTTCGCGATGTTCGCAGAAGGATCATGATTTTCCAG GTACTATAAAGAGCTCTAAGACTGAGAGACCTCTACAGTCATCAACTTTTGGGAATCTGGGGTTGAATTTTCGTGTGCTAGAAATACCAAGGAGTGTTTCTTTTCCGTACACATCTGGCTGCAGGAGTTGCTTTCATTCTGGACCCCGAGTTGAGGTTGAAACACGAAGGACTCAGAGACCAACAAACTATATTGATGGGTTGCCTCTGGAATCTGGCAGTAATGGGTTCGGAAGATTTCCATCATATCCAAATAGAATAATTGAGGCAAATGCGGATATTGTCCATATAAAGCTTATGCGAAACAATGCCTTTGTGACCTTGACAGATTCCAAAGGTAACAAAAAACTGGGAATATCTGCAGGAAAACTGTCTGGAAAAGGTGGTAAGTTAGCCCGATACTCAGGTGAAGCAGCTGCAGAGGACATAGGACAGAAAGTAAGGCAAATGAAAATAAAGTCAGTGGTGGTGAAAGTGAACGGGTCGACCTTTTTCAGAAAAAAGAAGCTAGCAATCCTGAGCTTTAAAGATGGCTATTCACATTCACGTGCAGATTCTCACCCAGTTGTTTACGTCGAGGACACCACTCGCAAACCTCATAATGGTTGCCGTCGCAGAAAGCAGCGCCGCATTTAA
- the LOC140871247 gene encoding uncharacterized protein: MFVCRAKIQSLLKPLSRFMYLRLYSPSSLPKSLMNQITLAFHQENMQLIDPQNVAQVQPCHVGTVLHNLVTKPNSAVMFFQWCEVVLGFNHTLDSYVNFLCLLLSRRNFDEGRWVFAKMIEKFHVSDFEVVLVDELFMIYGLNKCTMYSFIVDSYCGLGLMDRAIEIFHMMCEKGIVVSNYALLKFLSSLVDLRRLPVILDVIGTLQNRLMRGHAQYFDIYTIVMNGFLKKGEMTMGLQFHSKMIERGFPVDIVLCNKILSHLCKVHCMNYAHKLFLLILEVGPVPSVVTFSTLIKACCQEKNMEDAFDLYNLMTGKGIDPDLVVYSILIDGLFKDGKLEEGHRLLSVALNKGNKLDMVLFGSIIDAYVQNGDIFKGFEIYKKMLMEGVTPSIVIYGILVNGLCQSGQLLLASSILGQLMKNGIKPSIVIYSCLIDGFFRAGNLKEGIFMFKDMEKNGFIPDVIVYSIIMNGLCKQGQMDDALLFFYRAVNNGITPNIYMFNSLIDGWCQVKQMNNAIKVYMQIGSYGIKPDLVTHTLLLKGMLERSRSIEALSFFFQLLKLGPPPDVVTFCALINGLCKLKNLTAGLRIFNVMVRNGVNPDVGIFNALIDSFFKECQMRYAVALFRQILVHGPEPDVVTYNTIICGYCSMKMLQKAVQLYEVLKYKPGKVNVITYTILIDAYCKEGKIDDARSLFSVMLETGPIPNVVTHSCLIDAYFKSCNMENAFELYEDMLQKGLSPTIVSYSILIDGLCKSGSMEEASIVFYSALSRGLMPDTIAYGIMIHGYLKAGRLENAISLYNRMLEDGVVLDRIMQSVLVKYKLLNSNGEGESTQLDAVEDRSF; encoded by the coding sequence ATGTTCGTTTGCCGTGCAAAGATTCAATCTTTACTCAAACCCCTTTCAAGGTTTATGTATTTGCGCCTATACTCACCCTCCTCGCTTCCCAAATCGCTGATGAACCAAATTACCCTAGCATTCCACCAAGAAAATATGCAACTGATTGACCCTCAAAATGTTGCTCAGGTACAACCTTGCCACGTGGGAACCGTCCTGCATAATCTTGTGACGAAACCCAACTCGGCGGTGATGTTTTTTCAGTGGTGTGAAGTAGTTCTGGGCTTCAATCACACGCTTGATTCATACGTTAACTTCTTATGTTTGCTGTTGAGTAGGCGTAATTTTGATGAGGGGAGGTGGGTTTTTGCTAAAATGATAGAGAAGTTTCACGTTTCTGATTTTGAGGTTGTGCTTGTGGATGAGTTGTTTATGATATATGGCTTGAATAAGTGTACTATGTACAGTTTTATCGTGGATTCTTATTGTGGTCTTGGATTGATGGATCGTGCTATTGAGATATTTCACATGATGTGTGAAAAAGGAATTGTTGTGTCGAACTATGCCTTGTTGAAATTTCTAAGTAGTTTGGTTGATTTGAGGCGTCTTCCAGTTATTCTTGATGTGATTGGTACGTTACAAAATAGGTTGATGAGAGGGCATGcgcaatattttgatatttacaCTATTGTGATGAATGGTTTCTTGAAAAAGGGAGAGATGACCATGGGGCTGCAGTTTCATAGTAAGATGATTGAGAGAGGGTTTCCTGTTGATATTGTTTTGTGTAACAAGATTTTGAGCCACCTATGTAAAGTTCATTGTATGAACTATGCTCACAAATTATTTTTGTTGATATTAGAAGTAGGCCCGGTACCTAGTGTGGTGACTTTTAGCACTTTGATCAAGGCGTGTTGTCAGGAGAAGAATATGGAAGATGCTTTTGATCTTTATAATTTGATGACAGGGAAGGGGATAGACCCTGACCTTGTCGTGTATAGTATCCTTATTGATGGTTTGTTCAAGGATGGCAAATTGGAGGAGGGCCATCGCCTTCTTTCAGTTGCTCTGAATAAAGGGAATAAGTTGGACATGGTGCTTTTCGGGTCCATTATTGATGCTTATGTACAGAATGGAGATATATTTAAGGgatttgaaatatataaaaaaatgttgATGGAAGGGGTCACGCCTAGCATAGTCATCTATGGCATCCTTGTAAATGGTTTGTGCCAGAGTGGCCAACTTCTTCTGGCTTCTAGCATTTTGGGTCAGCTTATGAAAAATGGTATTAAACCCTCAATTGTGATTTATAGTTGTCTTATTGATGGATTTTTCCGGGCGGGTAATTTGAAAGAAGGGATATTTATGTTCAAAGATATGGAGAAGAATGGATTCATTCCTGATGTTATAGTTTACAGCATCATTATGAACGGTCTCTGCAAACAGGGTCAAATGGATGATGCGCTTTTGTTCTTCTACCGAGCTGTGAATAATGGAATAACTCCAAACATATATATGTTTAACTCCTTAATTGATGGTTGGTGTcaagtaaaacaaatgaatAATGCAATAAAAGTGTACATGCAAATAGGCTCTTATGGTATAAAACCAGATTTAGTGACTCATACATTGCTTCTCAAAGGTATGCTTGAGAGATCAAGATCAATTGAGGCCTTAAGTTTTTTCTTTCAATTATTGAAGTTAGGTCCTCCCCCAGATGTTGTAACATTTTGTGCTCTCATCAATGGACTATGCAAACTCAAGAATCTGACCGCTGGATTACGGATTTTCAATGTCATGGTTAGGAATGGTGTAAATCCTGACGTAGGCATCTTTAACGCTCTTATTGATTCATTTTTCAAGGAATGTCAGATGAGATATGCTGTGGCCTTATTCAGACAGATATTAGTGCATGGGCCAGAACCTGATGTTGTGACTTATAATACAATAATCTGTGGCTACTGCTCTATGAAAATGTTACAGAAGGCAGTTCAACTATATGAAGTGCTGAAATATAAGCCTGGCAAAGTAAATGTAATCACATATACTATACTGATCGATGCATATTGTAAAGAAGGCAAAATAGATGATGCCAGGTCATTATTTTCTGTGATGTTGGAAACAGGTCCTATACCGAACGTTGTTACACACAGTTGTTTGATTGATGCATACTTTAAATCATGCAATATGGAAAATGCTTTCGAGCTTTACGAAGACATGCTTCAAAAGGGTTTGTCTCCAACTATTGTCAGTTACAGTATCTTGATCGACGGTCTTTGCAAAAGTGGGTCGATGGAGGAAGCGTCCATTGTTTTTTATTCTGCTCTAAGCAGGGGATTAATGCCCGACACAATAGCCTATGGAATTATGATTCATGGTTACCTTAAGGCAGGTAGGCTTGAGAATGCTATATCTTTATACAACCGGATGCTGGAAGATGGTGTTGTTCTGGACCGGATCATGCAAAGTGTCCTTGTGAAGTATAAGCTGCTAAATTCTAATGGAGAGGGTGAAAGTACTCAGTTGGATGCGGTGGAGGATAGATCTTTTTAA
- the LOC140871248 gene encoding ubiquinol oxidase 2, mitochondrial-like, translating to MMISRSTASRVAKSVLHHAGPRYFSAAASLGGAAKDAAASLRGRNHGGAAIFLTRNLENGSGKTWTRFPAVEVRKSSTLALGEKQRQEEEKEEVHGGASGGADASGGGNGNKGVVVSYWGVEPAKITKEDGTEWKWNCFRPWETYKSNTSIDLKKHHAPVTWMDKMAFWTVKALRLPTDIFFQKRYGCRAMMLETVAAVPGMVGGMLLHCKSLRRFEHSGGWIKALLEEAENERMHLMTFMEVSQPRWYERALVFTVQGVFFNAYFLAYLVSPKMAHRIVGYLEEEAIHSYTEFLKELDKGNIENVPAPAIALDYWRLPPGSTLRDVVMVIRADEAHHRDVNHFASDIHCQGLELKAAPAPIGYH from the exons ATGATGATTAGCCGGAGCACAGCCAGCAGGGTGGCGAAATCGGTGTTACACCACGCGGGGCCGCGATACTTTTCCGCCGCCGCATCGCTCGGTGGTGCTGCGAAGGACGCAGCTGCATCGCTAAGGGGACGCAATCACGGCGGCGCGGCGATATTTTTGACCAGAAATCTCGAAAATGGTTCGGGGAAGACATGGACGAGGTTTCCGGCCGTGGAGGTGCGTAAATCCAGCACTCTGGCATTGGGTGAGAAGCAGCGGCAGGAGGAGGAGAAGGAGGAGGTGCACGGCGGTGCATCTGGTGGCGCCGATGCTAGCGGTGGTGGGAACGGTAACAAGGGTGTAGTCGTCAGTTACTGGGGCGTTGAACCTGCAAAGATTACTAAGGAAGATGGCACGGAATGGAAATGGAACTGCTTCAGG CCATGGGAGACGTACAAAAGTAATACATCCATAGATCTGAAGAAACATCATGCTCCAGTGACATGGATGGACAAGATGGCGTTTTGGACAGTCAAGGCTCTTAGATTACCCACTGATATATTTTTTCAG AAGCGGTACGGATGCCGAGCGATGATGTTAGAAACAGTGGCAGCAGTCCCCGGCATGGTCGGAGGCATGCTGTTGCACTGCAAATCGCTACGCCGATTCGAGCACAGCGGCGGCTGGATCAAAGCATTGCTGGAAGAAGCAGAGAATGAAAGAATGCACCTCATGACATTCATGGAGGTGTCCCAGCCTCGATGGTACGAGCGAGCCTTGGTGTTCACGGTCCAGGGAGTGTTCTTCAACGCCTACTTCCTCGCCTATCTGGTTTCGCCGAAAATGGCTCACCGGATAGTGGGGTATTTGGAGGAGGAAGCCATTCACTCGTACACTGAGTTTTTGAAGGAGTTGGACAAAGGGAATATCGAGAATGTGCCGGCACCGGCTATAGCTCTTGACTACTGGCGTTTGCCACCGGGGTCGACTCTCCGCGATGTTGTCATGGTGATTCGTGCGGACGAGGCTCATCACCGTGATGTTAACCATTTCGCATCG GACATTCACTGTCAGGGACTTGAACTGAAAGCAGCTCCAGCACCCATTGGATATCATTGA